The following are encoded together in the Syntrophomonadaceae bacterium genome:
- a CDS encoding AI-2E family transporter, protein MLIRKYNWVRNAIVLSGLLIMLWLLVRVWPIMPPFVVAIILSYLLQPWVKYFEKKGLTRTFSIIAVYIILGSSIFFISAYGIPVLIRELYVFADAVPDYTRRVQQMTQEFYARYQQISIPESVRTVIDETLLNLELSLVEGIRGAAEKIFGFLPHLVILILVPVLSFYILQDAEKINMKVISLIPKSWRDDFLFIWGEVDMVLMKFIRGNLLVAFIVGVLTSVGLIIIKLEFAILLGIIAGIANLIPYFGAVIGAIPAVIVALLDLPKKVIYVLIVTIIVQQIESSILAPKILGGSLGLHPAIVIFVLLAGGHLYGIIGLLAAVPVAAIVKIICRYAWRKIAV, encoded by the coding sequence ATGCTGATCAGGAAATACAACTGGGTTCGAAACGCAATAGTTCTGTCTGGTTTGCTGATAATGCTGTGGCTGTTAGTTCGGGTCTGGCCAATCATGCCGCCTTTTGTTGTCGCGATCATTCTGTCTTATCTTTTACAACCATGGGTAAAATATTTCGAGAAGAAAGGCCTGACGAGGACTTTTTCGATCATTGCTGTCTACATTATCTTGGGTTCCAGTATTTTTTTTATATCAGCATATGGGATACCTGTCTTGATCAGGGAATTATATGTTTTTGCAGATGCTGTTCCGGATTATACAAGACGGGTTCAGCAAATGACGCAAGAATTTTATGCAAGATATCAACAGATAAGCATCCCTGAAAGTGTGAGGACAGTTATTGACGAAACATTGTTAAATCTTGAATTGTCCTTGGTCGAAGGCATTAGAGGCGCAGCGGAAAAGATTTTTGGATTTTTACCACACCTGGTTATTTTAATTTTAGTTCCGGTGCTGTCTTTTTATATTTTACAGGATGCTGAAAAAATTAATATGAAAGTGATTAGCCTGATCCCGAAGAGTTGGAGAGATGATTTCCTTTTCATTTGGGGAGAAGTAGATATGGTATTAATGAAATTTATTCGAGGCAACTTGCTGGTCGCTTTTATAGTGGGGGTTTTAACCTCTGTAGGCTTGATTATTATTAAGTTAGAGTTCGCTATTTTATTGGGAATAATTGCAGGAATTGCTAACTTGATCCCTTATTTCGGTGCTGTGATCGGAGCGATACCAGCAGTTATTGTTGCCCTATTGGATTTGCCAAAAAAAGTTATATATGTCCTGATTGTGACGATAATTGTGCAGCAGATCGAAAGCAGTATTTTAGCGCCTAAAATTCTGGGTGGCAGCTTGGGCCTCCATCCGGCAATTGTGATATTTGTGTTATTGGCAGGTGGGCACTTGTATGGAATTATTGGATTATTGGCAGCAGTTCCAGTTGCGGCAATTGTAAAGATCATTTGCCGGTATGCCTGGCGGAAAATTGCGGTCTAG
- a CDS encoding TetR/AcrR family transcriptional regulator, whose protein sequence is MAKRAGEKYAAILNAAVRVFSETGYHRAQVARIAKEAGVADGTVYLYFKNKEDILISLFQEKMGEFIARIENEISSVDSAPEKLFRIIQSHFTLLGENPAMARVTQIELRQADVKIAEGIHQSLKQYFRLIESIISEGQFRGELKPNLDVKLMRKMIFGTMDEVVTSWVMSKRQVELKSLSEQVFLLLSEGIISKK, encoded by the coding sequence ATGGCGAAAAGAGCAGGGGAGAAGTATGCTGCCATTTTAAATGCTGCCGTAAGAGTATTTTCAGAGACAGGATACCACAGAGCCCAAGTAGCCAGAATAGCTAAAGAAGCTGGGGTCGCCGACGGGACTGTTTATTTATACTTTAAAAATAAAGAAGATATTTTAATTTCATTATTCCAAGAAAAAATGGGAGAATTTATTGCCAGGATTGAGAACGAGATCTCCAGCGTAGATTCAGCTCCAGAAAAACTATTTCGCATAATACAAAGCCACTTTACTTTGCTTGGGGAAAACCCGGCAATGGCCCGCGTTACACAAATTGAATTGCGGCAGGCCGATGTTAAAATTGCCGAGGGTATTCACCAGTCGTTAAAACAATATTTTCGATTAATAGAATCCATCATCAGCGAAGGCCAATTCAGGGGCGAGCTAAAACCCAATTTAGATGTGAAATTAATGCGAAAGATGATTTTTGGAACAATGGATGAGGTTGTTACCTCATGGGTCATGTCAAAACGCCAGGTAGAGCTAAAGTCCTTGTCTGAACAGGTGTTTTTACTCCTATCAGAGGGCATTATTTCAAAAAAGTAG
- the mnmA gene encoding tRNA 2-thiouridine(34) synthase MnmA — MRETVLVAMSGGVDSAIAAALLKNKGFNVIGVTMQIWPKDMPKPAGETSCCSLSAIDDARKVAQLLDIPYYVLNFRDLFEERVINYFVREYQAGRTPNPCIACNQFVKFEALLQKAIAMGADFIATGHYARIEYDSIKKRYLMYKAVDKNKDQTYVLYSLSQSQLAKTLMPLGSYTKKEVRAMAAKAGLTVAEKPESQEICFIPENNYREFLHQRIGFGKPGPFIDMQGNVVGYHAGIASYTVGQRKGLGLALGIPVYVVKIVPEKNAVIIGSIEDLMQDALIARDSNFILIDKLEDALEVTVKIRYKAKEAPAIISPAQEGKVKVKFLEPQKAITPGQSVVYYIDDLVVGGGIIESAG; from the coding sequence ATGCGAGAAACCGTTTTAGTTGCTATGAGCGGCGGAGTGGATAGTGCCATTGCCGCAGCTCTATTAAAGAATAAAGGATTCAATGTTATCGGGGTAACCATGCAGATTTGGCCTAAAGATATGCCAAAGCCAGCCGGAGAGACCTCATGTTGTTCTCTGTCAGCAATTGATGATGCCAGAAAGGTGGCTCAATTGCTGGATATCCCCTATTATGTCCTCAATTTTAGAGACTTGTTCGAAGAGAGAGTAATAAACTATTTTGTGCGGGAATATCAGGCTGGAAGGACGCCAAACCCATGCATTGCCTGTAATCAGTTTGTTAAATTTGAAGCCTTGTTACAGAAGGCTATTGCAATGGGTGCCGATTTTATTGCCACAGGTCATTACGCAAGAATAGAATATGACTCTATTAAAAAAAGATATTTAATGTATAAGGCCGTTGATAAAAATAAGGACCAAACCTATGTGCTCTATAGCCTTTCTCAATCACAGTTAGCAAAAACCCTGATGCCTCTAGGCAGCTACACCAAGAAAGAGGTTAGAGCAATGGCTGCAAAAGCCGGCCTTACAGTAGCCGAAAAACCTGAAAGCCAGGAAATCTGCTTTATTCCAGAGAACAATTATCGCGAATTTTTGCATCAGCGAATCGGATTTGGCAAACCGGGCCCTTTTATAGATATGCAGGGTAATGTTGTAGGCTATCATGCCGGGATTGCATCTTATACTGTTGGTCAGAGAAAAGGACTGGGATTAGCCCTGGGCATTCCAGTCTATGTAGTTAAGATAGTGCCAGAAAAAAATGCCGTCATTATTGGTTCAATAGAAGATCTGATGCAAGATGCACTAATAGCCAGAGACAGTAATTTTATTTTAATAGACAAACTTGAGGATGCACTGGAGGTAACAGTCAAAATTCGTTACAAGGCAAAAGAGGCCCCCGCTATAATATCCCCGGCTCAGGAAGGAAAAGTTAAGGTAAAGTTTCTTGAGCCCCAAAAAGCGATCACCCCTGGCCAGTCAGTTGTCTATTATATTGATGATCTGGTTGTTGGAGGTGGCATCATCGAAAGTGCCGGGTAA
- the nifU gene encoding Fe-S cluster assembly scaffold protein NifU — protein MYTEKVLDHFLNPRNAGELVQPHGIGEVGNAVCGDIMRIYIQVDGDVITDVKFKTFGCGAAIATSSMVTEMVKGKTIRQAMQVTNNLVAEALGGLPPAKMHCSNLAADALHKAIMDYENKK, from the coding sequence ATGTATACTGAAAAAGTGTTAGATCATTTTTTAAATCCTCGCAATGCAGGAGAATTGGTTCAGCCGCATGGAATTGGCGAAGTGGGAAACGCAGTATGCGGCGATATTATGCGGATTTATATTCAGGTAGATGGAGACGTTATCACTGACGTTAAATTCAAGACATTCGGGTGTGGGGCTGCAATTGCCACTAGCTCAATGGTAACCGAAATGGTTAAAGGAAAGACAATCAGGCAAGCAATGCAAGTAACCAATAACCTTGTAGCGGAAGCTTTGGGGGGATTGCCACCTGCTAAAATGCACTGTTCGAACCTGGCAGCAGATGCTTTACATAAGGCTATAATGGATTACGAAAACAAAAAATAA
- a CDS encoding Rrf2 family transcriptional regulator has translation MKLSTKGEYGLRAMFDLAQRYGQGPVSLKTVAERQEISEHYLEQLVAGLRKAGLVRSIRGAQGGYILARDPQEVTVGDVIRVLEGPIAPMDCVSEEEKEQCSRFESCITKGIWVKVRDSINEVLDSITLQDMCEEAEKVRRSKEYLMYYI, from the coding sequence TTGAAGTTATCTACTAAGGGCGAATATGGCCTCAGGGCTATGTTTGATCTCGCCCAGAGATATGGCCAGGGCCCTGTTTCCCTCAAAACTGTGGCAGAAAGGCAAGAAATATCAGAGCATTATTTGGAGCAGCTTGTTGCCGGTTTGCGAAAAGCAGGCTTGGTAAGAAGTATTCGTGGAGCACAGGGTGGATATATTTTAGCCCGTGATCCCCAGGAAGTAACTGTAGGGGATGTGATCAGAGTCCTCGAGGGGCCGATAGCGCCCATGGATTGTGTCAGTGAAGAAGAAAAGGAACAGTGCTCAAGGTTTGAATCCTGTATCACCAAGGGAATTTGGGTGAAGGTACGGGACAGCATTAATGAAGTTCTTGATTCAATCACTTTGCAAGATATGTGCGAGGAAGCTGAAAAAGTTAGACGAAGTAAAGAATATTTAATGTACTACATATAA